CCTTCTTCTATTATTTCATGTCATTAGGGTGATTAAAgtttaatctaatttttatttaaatatatctaaaataaaactaaaccaagaattaaaaaaataaaccaacaTTTGTTCTAATTATTTCAAATCAaaactcttattattatatatatatcctaaTTCTTTCCCTAGAAAGTCATCTAATAACTTCATCCAATTTATTCCTTCAAATATTATGCCTTCAGAAGAATTTTGTATATACTCTTACCCTTTGGGTcaccaaacaaaaattaaattatatatttttaaataaaatagacaGAGCAAAACTCAACTAACTCCTacctaaattatttaaattcctaattcaatttaatatcaccaaactaaatttaaatcaaaCCAATTAAAATAACCCAATCCAACCaaactatatttaaataaaagcatGTTGAAGGTCAATTATTTCCATCTAGTATTAATAGTTTACCTATTTTTTTCACATGACCATATTTACAAAagtcaatataatttcattaaatttacaatatttgaCAGGATATTACTTGTACAGAAATGAAGTGGGCACAAAATGACAATATCTGACTCATATGCCTCCAAATACTATATGACACTGCTCTTTCAGCTAGTCATTTTCAGCATTATCAATCATCATTATAAGCCATAAGTCAAAACTAGAAATCAAGTGCAGCaaataacataatcatattCTGCAGGACTTTAGCCACTAAGTATCATAATAATCACTGCTATGGCAGTGCATAAAACCTTTTTGGGTTTCTGATATCAGTGTCAATTATCTTTCTAAATCAACGCAACAACTGTCAACATGAACATCCCTGCAAATCAACAGTGGATAAAGTGAATTGTGCTAAGCATGATTCTGAATCTGCATCtatgatattataatattactCACAATATTGTGCATTGTTTTAACAGAGGTTAATTTGTGCCAAGTGCTGATTAGAAGGTGACATGTCACTTGTTACATGCCTAACAAACATGGAAGAAATTAATTGGAGACAGTTGAAGTAGAGCTTTTGTTATAATGGAATGGTATCATTTCATATTCAACCACCATATTAATAGTCTGTTTCaaagaactaaaataaatgGTGTAATTCATAGAAACAGctattgaaaaaagaaatgatcAAGTTCTGACTAAGTTGGTCATCAAGTACTGATACACAAGGGTCAGATTCGTGTGCTGTGTTTGCTTTATCCCTTTGAAAAATCAATATTCAAAGtgtaaagtaaaaatgaaattgcAGAGACATGTTTACGTGGGGAACTGAATTATGGTGATGCCATAGTTAGTGGGTAGCAGGAGAATTCACAGTGAACTTTCAACTTTCAACTGAGTCTGTGATCAAgtttcaattcaaaacaaagcaaaaaataacaataatggtaataatatatatatatatacacaccgATTCTTATATATATTCAAAGTTTGGATAGTGACAGTGAGAGTCTAAGGATTCTTCTGTTTACCGTTTCTGATAAAAAGAATGAACCATTCCATATGCAATATCTGAcaacaaaagtataaataaattcCATCATCAAAGAAAGGGCTTTCTCattctttatctttatcttcaGTACATTCATTTATGTGTTATACTGATCAGATAATCAAATTTCAAGTTTGCTTTGGTTCAAGAGTATGTTCAAATTTCTGCAATCCTCCAACAAGATGTGACCAACACACTTTTtgctttataaataaatatataataaaagcttttagtataataaatcTGCAAAAATATACAGCGAGAGTACTGTGTTatctattcactttttttttcaaattattctcatttaaatttaactgttttgttaaatttaattatttttaaattaaataaataaaacttatatataaaataaataaaaatgatttataattaaattaagaaaatatttatatttatttttataattttaatttcattattttttattattataaaaaagataatacatATACGTATAATTCATGTgtttttactaatattatataatgttaGTACCTTAAACAAAACTCttaaaacttgtaattaaatgttatttattttaaaatgaatattggaagattaaaaataattattttaaatcctaggggtaaaaattaaaggaatattttataattaataaaaccaaatttGACATATATTTCATAAGactaccatatatatatatatatatatatatatatatatatatatatatatattatatatatatatatatattatattatatatatatatatatattatatatatatatatatatatatattatattttgcataaaattattaaatatataataaatttatgtaagaaaaaagaaaaagaaggagaaagtATGTGAGTGTGACAGTGTGGGGTTGGAGCTCACAGTTGGGTGAAAAGGAAAAGGCAAGAGAGAGATGACAAGGGACACATGTCCTTAACATTCCATTTCACGTGCCTTACTCACAATTGGATAGTCTCACATTAATTTCTCAtgcattattaaaattttaatataataataataattgtactATATTTTAATGACCGACCGGCTAAAGAGAATCTGGGACCAAAACACGTAATCGACCTAAGAAGAATCTGGAACTAAAACAGGTAATCGACCTAAGAAGAATTCGGGGCCAAAACAGACACCGATCGATGGTTAGATAAACATCAATCAGAAAAGGTAAAAGTCATTAATGACCAATTAATATGTTCAGTGGTcatattaaatgtgaatataTGCTATTTATAAGTGAAGTGATTGACCGGTCATATTACACaagaatatgatattaatgaaCCATTAACACAAGCCTTATAAGTATACCATTGACTGACGTTCAGCTAAAAGAACCTTGAGCtatcctaaataaaatatatagacaTCTTTATacaacatatctgacttgagcgtcggagtatctTTTGCAAGTCCACTACCCATCGGAGAATTGTGTTCTCAAAAGGGAACGATCCAGAAAGAGCAGAGAAGAAAGATCAACCGACCATCGAACTAAATCTCGCCGAAACAATAATCAaaacaattatttctttaaaacttttatatattaatgtttaaactCCTTACCTTTTATTACCATCAACCTTTGTACTTTCTAGTATGATTGTAAAATAAATCATGTATTGGaacaaacataacaaaaaaatcttaaatatatttttgttcattataatttttcaaaaatttattatcgaaatttttaaaaattctaaatatatatagaaaaaaaaaagctgtgttgattttatttaacCAAATGAACGAAACACATTCAGCTTTCTAAAAGCAAAATCTATGTTTTTGAATTAGATTACCATTACTTGTGGACAAAGCATATCTAGGTGACTATAGCATTTAATTACTTTGCATTCCCTTCATTTTCAACAAATCTTGCCActatgtattaattttattttgtttaattaacttttaatatggATCAATTATTGTGGCATACATCCATTCTCTTTCggtttgataaaataaataattaaaacttacataaagacaaacaaatattcaaatgaTTAACGGATAATGACATAAGACGACAATGAGTTTTCTTTGTCTCCTCTACACCACACCATAAAAAGAATTAGGACTACTTTGTCTTCTTATTGTATCAAACAGGGAGTTATTTTTCCagtgataaaaagaaaaaaatccactctaatttagttttattttttgtaaaagacAACATTATATCCAAATTATCGGTTGTTATTAGTCTATTATTATCATGTATGTagataatcataataaattatcgGTTGttacttcatttatttttaaccgtcttgttttttattcttagtttttatatataatttttgtaatgtaaaagtgaaaaaaaatattgtattttcaatttcttgaagaggATATTAGTAAAAGTAACACAATTTgacaaataataaagaaaacaaaggtaTTTTGACTTTTGGGTTGCTTTTTTCCTTTGGATACACGCCACTCCTTACCTAATAAGGtcatttagaaattaaattaaaagattaaaaaaaaatgaaagattctTTTTAGGATTTATCTTTTCTGTTTCTGAAAAGTGACTTCAATTTACGTACCACaataatagtattaattatcatttattgaAATTCACCAATACTTTTTCGTCAATTAATATTAACCAGAGTCAAATTAATAGTTGTTGACCGTGCCAAAGGTTGAACCATCAACACTATGCATGTTAGTATGGTTTTTATGATAGCAGGTGCGTTTACTTTTACACTAACTTTTTTAAATGCTTATTTATGtatactttcttttataatatatactaagtagtttttttttttaaaaatttgttgagaAGAAATTCTAATATTATCAGTTACAAATTAAGATAGGTTTAACTTCATCTTCAACACAAGATgttgatcattttttttttgtctttcataGTCAACAACAATTCACTTGCATCACCCTTAGCAGTGTCACTAAGCTTCTATTATCAAATTACCTCACTTGAAAATTTCAAGTTGAAGCTCTTCTTGATAGCTATGATCTTCTCAAATATCCAGATGGATCATTTCCTGCGCCGCCAATGACAATCTCTACTACAAGTTATACCTCCAACTTCGAATTCTGCTTATCAAACCTGACGTCGACAGGATCGTCTTATATACGGTGCTCTCCTCACCACTCTCTCTCCTGAAGTAACATCCTTGGTGTCTCAAACAACGACATCACATGATCTCTGGACTCTTCTCCAGCGCACCTATGCCAAGATATCTCGCAGCCACCTCAAGCAGTTAAAGGAGCGTTTCCACTCGGCGTCCAAAGATGCAGATTGGGCGTTCCTCAACTGAAGCAAAACACAAAGACTCTCTGCTTCATCCACGGTTTGACTCATTACTTATCCAAGTTGCATATCTCTTCCAGATCGTCCAACTTGCAGGaggatatcaattataataattagttttaaattggattaattagcctttatttcctttatttaatttaattattaatgttaaatatcaattattataattgatattataataattgatattaaattgttgGAGTTTATTCTCTTTGAACTTTTACAATTAggttattaatttgtatatttataatattgtaatccaataataaaatgaattcattcttttttataGAAAGAACcttttcttcaaataatttcACATATCAAAGAATTTATCCATACAAATCAAGCATATATATTggttatttgaattaagaacGTATAATGAATAATACATgtgtatttaaatttgaatgatATATACTAAATACAAAATGTTATCATTTTTAGCTGCATAAATTTCCAGTCTCTcgaataaagttttttttttttgtcaaaattttaaattttaagaaacataGTAAATTAAAAGTGgtcatataaacaaaatttctaACTACGCTTAAATCAAGGGATGAAAGttgtttttttccttcaaacTGCAGCTTCCAAAAGATCAATTTTAGAATtacaagagaaaataaaaattattctaaatctGAGAGGCtaataatatatcttatttcttttaacaaaactGCAAGAAAacacagattaaaaaaaagtatataatattttagaaaacacTAAAAACATTTGAAGACTATTACTATTAACATGGAGTTAAAATTCAAGTAAACTCCTATCGTAAACAAAggaattcattaaaataatattaatctaTGTGTGAATTCATTTTCAGAAATTTTGTGTGATTAAATTGATTGTCTTTCACGAATTCCAAATTCAAAGcagaaggaaaaaataaaataaaatgaatgaaattagtGGCAGTAGTTTCACTCAATCCTTTCCACATGGATGTTACACAGTGGACCATTCAATGTTCCCACATGCTCTCTTTCTTCCACCTTCTTCAACTTCAACCCTTCCCTAATCCTATCACTCAAATAAAATGTCTTAAATGTATTACTTCAGATCTTTAATCAATATTTCTATGCCACTTGTATtctacatttatatatatattttataaattaaatattttcttaataaatatcaatagaatattttaaaatataaaatatatatatatatatatatatgtgaccTGATTGACTGCATGATAGGCATGTATACCTTAAAAACTAATACTGAAAATATGTAACATCATGTACTTTcttacaattgaaaaaaaaataaaattacagaaGGTAGGCGAAGAAGAAGTTAAGAAGAATAGTTATGGATGTAAGTACGACAGTTCCCATAATAACAATAagatacaaatttaatttggtTGTTTCCGTTGGGTGCAACAGAAAAGGCGAAACTCCAgttctttatttcttatcaCTTTCCTCagatctctttctctttcttactCATCTTCCTTTCTTCTCCCCCAAACCATTTTCATTCTTCAACTCTGTCACCAaaacaacccaacccaacctTAATTCCCACAAAAACGGAACCCCATTCATTTCCGAATCTCTTTCAACTCTTCAACTTCATTCCTTTGACTTTCGGATCATATCACAATGGGTCTCTGTACTTCAAAGCCTCATGCAAATCCCACCCTCTCCTCTTCTCCCAATTCCAACACCCACTTCACAGACACCAATGCCGACCAACAATTACCGAAAAATCCTATTCCCACTCCAAAAAAATCTCCCCTTTTCCCGTTCTACACTCCGAGCCCGGCCCACCACTTTTTCTCCGGCAAGTCTCCGGCGCCACCGACTCCCCGGCGCTTCTTCAAGCCTCCCTCGCCAGCCAAGCACATTCGGGCCGTGCTGGCCCGTCGTCATGGGTCTGTTAAGCCCAACGAAGCTACCATCCCGGAAGATGAAGTGGTTGCTCTTGACAAGAACTTCGGATTCTCGAAACAGTTTGAACAAAAGTTTGAGGTTGGGGACGAGGTTGGACGAGGACACTTTGGTTATACTTGTGCTGCCAAGTTCATTAAGGGCCAACTCAGAGGCCAACACGTCGCCGTCAAGGTCATCCCTAAAGCCAAGGTTGCCACATAATCATTCTCTGTTTCTGATCTCAAATATCTGTTATAAACTGGATTTGGCTTTAACTAGTCCAAACCCATAAAGCTAGTTCATCTCCTTGTACTTTTATACGTTGCTTTGACTGTATTATTAGTCAACGTGGTGTATGTAACGATTTGAAGTGAATAAtgagtttatttgaatttatttaagatGACAACTGCAATTGCAATTGAGGATGTGAGGAGGGAGGTGAAGATATTGAGGGCTTTGACAGGACATAAAAATCTGATTCAGTTCCACGATGCGTATGAGGATAATGACAATGTCTACATAGTAATGGAGTAGGTTGAATTaatgtgttattttctttcttttgctgcTTTCCTTTTTGTGTGGTGAGTGTTGTAACTGTTTTTTCTTGCTCTTGTGGTTTTCAGGTTGTGCGAAGGAGGGGAGCTTTTGGACAGAATATTGTCGAGGTATTTGTTACTTAAAATGTCTGTTCCTTTGGATGTGAATTGTTCGGATACTAATGGGGAAAAGGGGATGGATGAAAGtgattaaaaaggaaaatgtgtGATTATTTTCCTGTTTGAGAAGTTTGTTTCCGTTTGCAGAGGAGGAAAATACACGGAGGACGATGCTAAAGCTGTCATGATACAAATACTAAATGTTGTTGCGTTTTGCCATCTACAGGGTGTTGTGCATCGTGATCTCAAACCAGAGGTGAAGTGTATTTGCAATTTCTTTTTACGTTTTTAATGTGCATCATAAGATTGAATGTCATGGCCTCCCTGAAAAGGTTGGTGAAAAGAAAAGGCTGGAAATGGGTTGGTAGAGGATAACATAAGGACATGTTATCCGATATCCTACTTAGTGGAATGGTCGTGTTTAAGTTTAGTTTGGTTATTTGGCTTTGTCTTATCAAATCTTATCGAGCATGACTTCTAACGATGGGTTATTTCTGGGTCAGAATTTCTTATTCACATCAAAAGAAGAGAACTCTGAGCTGAAGGCCATTGACTTTGGATTGTCGGATTTTGTCAAACCAGGTATTTTTGGAGTCCTTTTATGCATTCTGCCTGCTTTTCAGTCAGTCCACTTCGGTTTGggttaaaattatagtttttcacCGCCTTACAGATGAAAGGCTTAATGACATTGTTGGTAGTGCATACTATGTGGCTCCTGAAGTTTTGCATAGAGCTTACAGTACAGAGGCTGATGTCTGGAGTGTTGGTGTGATTGCTTATATTTTACTATGTGGCAGTCGTCCATTTTGGGCACGGACTGAATCTGGGATATTCCGTGCCGTATTGAGAGCTACTCCAAGTTTTGATGAACCTCCATGGCCTTCTCTATCAGATGAGGCAAAGGATTTTGTTAAGAGACTTCTAAATAAAGATCCAAGGAAAAGAATGACTGCAGCGCAGGCATTGAGTGAGTTTCTCATCTATCACTTCAGGGTATTCATTTTTCTTGTACTCTATTATGTTCCTTACAGGTTTATACTGCAGGTCATCCAtggattaaaaattataaggaCGTAAAAGTGCCTTTGGATATTCTAGTGTTCAAGCTCATGAAGACATACATGCGTTCCTCCTCTCTACGAAAAGCAGCTTTAAGAGTATGTATATTTCTGAAATTGCTTTAAAATCAGGTTGAGTTGATTGTTGCGTGAATAATCTGAGTAATCAACCAGTAGAGTTTTGTTTTGCAATTCCAACTAGGTACTCAAATTTAGTGAACTGATGAAGTTCTATTTGGAAGTTAGAAGTTAAAgatagtaaaatattttgataagcACCCAAGTATTTGAAGAGAACTAAAAACTTGAGTACTCCACCAACAAATCGACGTCTCAACGACTTTCATTCTACGATACTTGTTAACACTTCACTCAACTTCCTCGTTAGTTAAAACCCATTATAGATAACCTTTCCTAGTGACTAAATTGGTTCTGATATCACTTGATAATCACTCAAAAGCTAGGAAACCCCAGTTGGTGAGAGGAGAGAAACAAATACTCAGTCTTCACCCAACATTCCATGGTACTTGAGATTCAAACATACCATAATACCGCAGTTCCTATAAAAACTCTACTTATACAttgtttctatttataactGTCGAGGTAAAACTTAGACATCCATAAGATCTGATTCTCTATCCAAAATCTATATATGTAGAGTTTTCTCTTTAGACCTGCTAGGTGTGCCTTCTTGAGTAttgttttttaagtattttttctctctaattattttctttggtACTGTTCCGCGGTGTTCCTCATTCCTTTTGTTGATCAAACTTCCTGTATGCTTCCCAATAACTTACTagctatatatatatggtgGGCATTGGAACAGGCTTTGTCTAAGACATTGGCTACCGAAGAGCTGCAGCATTTGAAGGAGCAGTTTGCACTTTTAGAGCCAAACAAAACTAACACCATTAGCTTGGAAAATATCAAAGCGGTTGGTTTCTTTCCGGCTCTTTTTATACACTATATTAAGAGAATGATGTTTTGAAATCTCATAATTTGAGCTGGTCAGGCCTTAACGAAAAATGCAACAGATGCCATGAAGGAATCACGCATTCCAGATTTCCTGGCATCAGTAAGTGGTTTGATTTAGCTTTGGAATGCCTCTATATATATGATTCAAATGCTATTTTGTGAATATATTGGTTGTTGATACAAATTATTCTGTGTGGAAGCTTAATGCATTGCAATATAGAAGGATGGCTTTTGATGAGTTCTGCGCAGCTGCACTCAGTGTTCATCAGCTTGAAGCACTTGACCGGTGGGACCAACATGCACGCTGTGCCTATGAACTTTTTGAAAAGGATGGAAACAGAGCTATAGTCATTGAGGAACTAGCTTCGGTATGTTTGATTTGACtgtaacttaaaataatttggaTTCTTTATATGGATAATCTTACTGTATCAACTATTTTGTAAATGAAGACATCTAACAGTCTCCCCCTACTTTAGTTTGTTATGTTTTCTAGCAACATAGTATTCTCTAAATTAGTAAAGGATAAATGTAAAGCATACTATGTTGCTTTATTCTCTAAATGTTTGGGTTTGAATTTATGGACAAGCAGTTTGTTTAAGTTAGAAAACACATTTCATTTCTCTCATGTGTGGTTTTGACTGAATAATCAGGAGCTTGGGCTTGGTCCATCTGTACCTGTTCATGCTGTTCTTCACGACTGGATTAGGCACACTGATGGAAAGTTGAGCTTCCTTGGATTTGTTAAGTTATTGCATGGTCCATCTCGAAGTCTTGCAAAACCTCACTAGCATGTTTAGTGCCATGGAAAGATCCAAACGTTATAGTCATGATAATCAACCTGACCAATCAAACTGGTCCACACATCACAGTAAAGGATATCTTCCACTCAACATAAATCATCTGGGATTCTGTCCCTTGTTTTATACTGAAGCCGGAGTAAAACTTGCTTCTACAGGCATTAAATTATGTTTTCCACTGTAAAGTTG
This genomic stretch from Vigna radiata var. radiata cultivar VC1973A chromosome 7, Vradiata_ver6, whole genome shotgun sequence harbors:
- the LOC106769484 gene encoding CDPK-related kinase 5, with translation MGLCTSKPHANPTLSSSPNSNTHFTDTNADQQLPKNPIPTPKKSPLFPFYTPSPAHHFFSGKSPAPPTPRRFFKPPSPAKHIRAVLARRHGSVKPNEATIPEDEVVALDKNFGFSKQFEQKFEVGDEVGRGHFGYTCAAKFIKGQLRGQHVAVKVIPKAKMTTAIAIEDVRREVKILRALTGHKNLIQFHDAYEDNDNVYIVMELCEGGELLDRILSRGGKYTEDDAKAVMIQILNVVAFCHLQGVVHRDLKPENFLFTSKEENSELKAIDFGLSDFVKPDERLNDIVGSAYYVAPEVLHRAYSTEADVWSVGVIAYILLCGSRPFWARTESGIFRAVLRATPSFDEPPWPSLSDEAKDFVKRLLNKDPRKRMTAAQALSHPWIKNYKDVKVPLDILVFKLMKTYMRSSSLRKAALRALSKTLATEELQHLKEQFALLEPNKTNTISLENIKAALTKNATDAMKESRIPDFLASLNALQYRRMAFDEFCAAALSVHQLEALDRWDQHARCAYELFEKDGNRAIVIEELASELGLGPSVPVHAVLHDWIRHTDGKLSFLGFVKLLHGPSRSLAKPH